One genomic segment of Polyodon spathula isolate WHYD16114869_AA chromosome 17, ASM1765450v1, whole genome shotgun sequence includes these proteins:
- the LOC121330064 gene encoding D-aminoacyl-tRNA deacylase 2-like, whose product MTESNTAVVARSIVQQCLHGKLQVKPPTQDSEAEWVEIQRGMVIYICFFKGATEEIIPKIVSTLLNVKLCETDTGRYVSVLDLPGNVLIVPQATLGGKAKGKSMQYHANIGKEQGMQLYASFVAQCEKELSSSSKCTESGVLVKHGTYGNRQVLKLDTNGPYTHLIEF is encoded by the exons atgacagaGTCAAACACGGCTGTGGTTGCTCGAAGTATAGTTCAGCAATGCCTGCATGGCAAACTGCAAGTGAAGCCCCCAACACAGGACTCTGAGGCAGAATGGGTTGAG attcaGAGAGGAATGGTGATTTATATCTGTTTTTTCAAAGGGGCCACAGAAGAGATAATCCCCAAAAtag TGAGTACACTATTAAACGTGAAGCTGTGTGAGACAGACACTGGTAGGTATGTGTCTGTTCTCGACCTGCCTGGGAATGTTCTGATAGTCCCGCAAGCTACCCTGGGCGGTAAAGCCAAAGGAAAGAGCATGCAGTACCACGCCAACATCGGGAAGGAGCAGGGAATGCAGCTGTACGCCAGCTTTGTGGCTCAGTGTGAAAAAGAGCTCTCCTCTTCCAGCAAATGCACTGAATCAGGAGTATTGGTCAAACATGGGACCTATGGGAATAGACAAGTATTGAAACTGGACACTAATGGACCTTATACACATTTGATTGAATTTTAA